AACAGCGATTTCAACGGCGAGCGGCAAGATGGCTTCGGCCTCTATCAGGTGACCCAGCGCAAGGGCGAACGCTGGTCTGCGGCCCGCGCCTATGTCGAACCGATCCGCGACGCCGGCAACTTCACCGTGCGCACCGATACGCTGGTCGAGAAGCTCGTGATCGAAGCCGGGCGCGTTACCGGTGTCCAGATCCGGCGCGGCGGCAAGTCCGAGACGCTGCTGGCCCGCCGCGGTGTGGTGCTGAGCGCAGGCGCGTTCAACTCCCCGCAAATCCTGATGCTTTCGGGCATCGGTCCGGCGGAGCACCTGAAGGCGCAAGGCATCGACGTGCTGCTCGATCGCGCAGACGTCGGCGGCAATCTTCAGGATCACATCGACTATGTCTCCGGTTGGGAGACGGAAAGCGATGTGCCGATCGGCAGTACGCTCAAAGGCACCCTGCGCATGGCCGCCGCGATAGTCGAACACCGCCGCAAGCGGACGGGGGTGATGACCACGTGCTATGCCGAAGCGGGCGGCTTCTGGACGGTGATGCCCGATGCTCCCGCCCCCGATGTTCAGTGGCACTTTGTGCCCGCCGTGCTCGAAGATCACGGGCGAGAGAAGGTGAAGGCGCACGGCTTCTCGCTCCACGCCTGTGTGCTGCGGCCAGAGAGCCGGGGCACGGTGCGCCTGGGCAGCGCCGATCCGGCGGCGGCACCGGTGATTGATCCCAACTTCCTTGATGACGATCGCGATATGGCGATCTTGCGCGCGGGCGTGCGCCTGTCGCACCGTATTGCCGAAGCCCCGCCGATGCAGGCCTTCGGTCCGAAGGATCGCCACCCGGTCGACCTGAATGACGACGCGGCGCTCGACGCACTGATCCGCAACCGTTCGGACTCGGTCTATCACCCCGTCGGCACCTGCCGCATGGGATCGGACGCGGACGCGGTGGTCGATCCGACGCTGAAGCTGAACGGGCTTGAAGGCCTGTGGGTGGCAGATGCCAGCATCATGCCGAAGCTGGTCAGCGGCAACACCAACGCGCCGAGCATCATGATCGGCGAAAGGTGCGCCGACTTCGTCATGGCGGCGGAAAGAGGCTAAACACACCCCTGAATGCAAAGCGCTGATCCGGCCCGCCGAAGGACGGGCCGCAAGGGCGACCGCCCGCCCGCAGGCGCTCGCGCGGCACGCGCGAAACAGCGCCGAGGACGACCCCGCGGAGGCGGGGTCGCACACAAACAGCAAACAAAAAAAGGCCGGAGCGCTTTCGCGACTCCGGCCATGTTCAGTTTGTTCGTTCGCAGGAGGAACAAGGTGAGGCGGGGGGAGGGGAGAGGGAGAGAGAGGCCTCCCCCCGCCAAGCTGGTGATTCTTTGTTGGTCGCATCGCGAAGGGCAAAAACCGGTGCCCACTTTTTGCGCGATGCTCCCGGCTTAGTTGTAGGCGCGCTCCCCGTGTTCGGAGATGTCGAGGCCGTTGGTTTCGGCTTCGGCGTCCGGGCGCAGGCCCAGAGTGTACTTGAGGATCAGGAACAGCGCGGCCGAGACAACGCCGGTCCACACGATGGTGGTCCCCACGGCCCAGCACTGGGTGATGACCTGCCCGACCATGTCGAACTCGCCAGCCACAGCCACCGGAGCGGTGTAGTCGATCCAGCCCTGACCGCCGAGCGCGGGGTCAGCGACGATGCCGGTGCCGATCGCGCCGACAATCCCGCCCACGGCATGGATGCCGAACACGTCGAGGCTGTCGTCGTAGTTCAGCTTGTTCTTCACCGTGGTGACGAAGAAGTAGCAGACCACCGAAGCCACAGCGCCGAGGATGATCGCGGTGCCGGGGTGGGCAAAGCCCGCCGCCGGGGTGATCGCCACAAGGCCAGCCACCACACCCGAGACCGCGCCAAGCAGCGAGGGCTTCTTGTGGGTGATCTGTTCGATGATCGCCCAAGCCGCACCTGCTGCCGCGGTGGCAACGAAGGTGTTGATGAAGGCGAGAGCGGCGAAGGCATTGGATTCGAGCGCCGAGCCGGCGTTGAACCCGAAC
This DNA window, taken from Porphyrobacter sp. ULC335, encodes the following:
- a CDS encoding GMC family oxidoreductase, producing the protein MESFDYIVIGGGSAGSAVAGRLAVDGTRRVCLLEAGGHNNNVWIKTPGFMPFIPQKSNYRYDTVPQKGLNGRTGYQPRGRGLGGSSAINAMVYIRGNRWDYDNWAAQGCDGWAYDDVLPYFKRAEANERGGDDYHGHGGPLFVEDQKHANPASHAFVEAAAALQLRTNSDFNGERQDGFGLYQVTQRKGERWSAARAYVEPIRDAGNFTVRTDTLVEKLVIEAGRVTGVQIRRGGKSETLLARRGVVLSAGAFNSPQILMLSGIGPAEHLKAQGIDVLLDRADVGGNLQDHIDYVSGWETESDVPIGSTLKGTLRMAAAIVEHRRKRTGVMTTCYAEAGGFWTVMPDAPAPDVQWHFVPAVLEDHGREKVKAHGFSLHACVLRPESRGTVRLGSADPAAAPVIDPNFLDDDRDMAILRAGVRLSHRIAEAPPMQAFGPKDRHPVDLNDDAALDALIRNRSDSVYHPVGTCRMGSDADAVVDPTLKLNGLEGLWVADASIMPKLVSGNTNAPSIMIGERCADFVMAAERG